The nucleotide sequence tatcttaacgttcttttctttttaggtATTTTAAGGAGGTGAGAGCAGTGCAGGGATGAATTGAAGAGTGTTGCACCGACTCTTTTTATATAGCTTgtgaaatattataatattttattatgttgGTTTTAAAACGTGTGCTTTATTACTGATTTAGTTCATATTCATTTATTACTCATATTCGAATAGGGGGTTGGAATTGTTTCTACAATTTCACATGATCTCCATCGTCCAATGCAATCATCCATTGAATTTGACAACACCACACCTAATACATTCAATGGTGCAGATCATGTGAAATTGCTGAAATCattccagcaaatccttttcccTCATATTCACTTTCCCGTTCTGAGTTAATGAATATATTTTGATCTTCACTCAGCTTAGAAACAAGGTACGATCGAGGGATTGTGATGACGGCATCGGAACGATCGATTGTATATAAAGAGATAAAGAGAGATAGAGCCGTTGAGAGTCCAATAGCTCTCACCAACAGCTCTCTGTCCTTTCCCTCCACCATTTGCAtattctctgtttctctctcctccAGAACCAATTTTGCATCTAGAGAAGTGGAGAACCATTTTTTATCACCAATTTGATACTCCCGTTGGAGGCATGTTTTTGTGATTTGAGACATCAAATTGACAATTAAGAGTTTTGATGTCCCATTTGATGTCTCCTTGGAGATGCCATGATAAATTGTTCATCTTTCtaccaaagaagaaaaatgctGTCATTGCACTTGTAAACAGTACTGATAGGGCCAGGATTGGCATCAAGCTACTACTCTTCTTCAAACctgtagaattttttttttggacatttCTATTTGTCTGAAGAATTTGCATGTTCTGTCCATTGAAGCATTTCATTAAACATTTGTCAATGAGGAAAAAATTGCTGCTAGAGAATTGTAAAACTTCTGCACAATGGAGCATTACATGGAATGCCAATGACTTGGAACTTGTCGGTGAGTATAAGTCTTCTTCCAATGATTTGAGCTAGGCTTGGTTGAATGTTATCAGAGAAACCAGCATCTGCAACCCTTTGATTCTTGCGGGCCTTCAAACCACCTATCCCAAACTGGATTTATGGGTCCATTTGTTCTGTCAAAGCAAGATTAATTaggaaatttataatttattcacaaaaaaaataaggaaatgtAGAAGTTGCAGGAACATAATGAACCGAGGGAGGAGCAAATTACACTGGGAGTAGAGGGTCTGGTCTACTTTCAACAATACTCAGCATTCTGCCATccagaaaataaatttaataattataattaccaAAAGAAGGCCGACATAAGTCCGACAAAACATCAAACAGAACACTCTGAATACTTGACATAATTTTTCATACATACTCTTTGCTTGCGGTTGAAGCCGCCTCCATTTTCtccaacttttcaagttcttccTGCATATACAGTTAAATTTGAGAGAATCAATACTCGGACATTAACTTAGACGTCAGCTAAATAGAAGCTTAACCGACAATCTGTAGCAGAAGGAACTGAGATGGAGAAATAGTTGTTTAGACTAGCAGGTTGCCCTGAATTTGAAGGGTACCTACGAACTATTAATCCAAGGCTTCCAATGAAGATCTCTCTAAAACTTGATGCTAGAAGAACGATTTTCCATGAAATCGAACAGTTAATAAGCCAAAGGAAGTGCATGCCTCCACATCCACGCTGAAGGATATCATTCGGCTACTGTCCTAGCAAAAAGTTGTTCAAAGCGGACTCTGACAACTCCAGTCCCAAGTACGTGATCCTATGAGGTGTCATCTCGGATGCCCTTTCTTGCCTAACATAAATGGTTCTAAGACTTTAGCCCACCCACTTACAGTAGCAATGGAGACATCTTCCATTGTTTACACAAGCAATGGCTCCTGTAGTTGACTAGTTGAATAACATGCATTAAATGTTATTCAGGTACAAACATTTTAAAGAGATGCTTGTGGAGAACCCCAACAAACAATAGCAGCATGAACAAGACAGAGGCAGACACAAAGTTTGTCCTTACGTTTTTTTAAGATATAGATTTGTCCCTATGGTTATGTTTCACAGGCCGAAGGAAAGGGTGCCCTTAACACGTCACCAATAAAAAAGTCTCCCCTGAATGGATTCACTGTTATCTCCCATTTATCCAACATTTTCCTAATTCCCAGGAGGCCAGGACTTCAAAGATCAAAAGCGTCTCCAATGGTGAAGGGAAAAATCTAATCCAATAATTCTTGCCCCTTGTCCAATAACTTAATAAACGAAAAACCTATTTATCTAAAAGACAGTCTTCGTTGTGGCTAGTGTGCttacaccaaaaaaaagaacaatcatCTTATTCCCAGCTTTAATTGTACACAATGGCCAGCATTCAACATAATGCATTTTTAATCCATTTATAACTTCCTTCAGGAAGTAGTGAAGAACCATGGACAATATTATCCAATTTGCAGAACGATGAGAGTATTTGAGAAAGGGCCTGTCACCATCTTGGAGCCTTTTACtttaatataatttcttttttcattcaataaaaaAGGATCTGCCACCATATCTCTTGGCCTTTATGGTTGATCTGGCAAACTGATCAATATGACTTACTGAAAGCAAGCATACTAGATCAAGCCAAAAGCATTGCCACAGTAACAAGACAAGAACAATACACTCTTGGAATACAGGGGTAAAAGCATTGCCACAGTAACATCTGTTACTCTCTTTCGTAATACAGGCAACATAACTACTAAAACTAAAAGCACAGACAAATTTCAAACAACCCCAGATTGAAAGGCCAAATCCATTTAAGATGGAAAGCCCGGAAAAGAATTCataggagaggaaaaaaaaactctcaaatCTTCAGGAGATAATACCCTCTTTTTTTCTGCGCATCTGATGTAAGATGACTCTCACACACAGGGAAACAAAAATCCTACAACTCCCAAGAGTAAATCATTGAGGAGCAATCAGGAAAACATTAATCAGAGATAATGGTTATCAGATTAAGTCTGTGCAAAGGCTCCTCACAATCAcacatttttaataaaaaaaacactaagtagTTCATCGAACAGGATAGCTGGATAGAGCCAAACATCTCTGATACCAGTTTATTTCAACACAACTTAGTCGCCAGCATAGAGTTTGACATTCAATTAATCAGATATGTGGATTCATTTCAACATCTATCCACCAGAATTCACAAGTTTGAATTCCAAAATTGAAGATCAACAAAGGCTTAATCACTCTTGTCTTCCCATATTCATAAACAAAGCACTTAAACCTTAAAGATCACCATCGAGATCAACGAATTCCATCCATAAACAGCCACAACTGATAAGATGACAAACTAAAAACAACAAGCCATTAATCGAAGCAcaccaagaaaaaagaaaaaagaaaattctagGAACAACGAATAGctcaaggaaagaaaaataacttacagaaaagaagaaaaggaactGACCTCTAAGAATCTAGACTCTTGTTCAAGCCGCTTCAACTCCGCCTGTATCCTATGCTTCCCTCTCGTATCAGACGATGACAAAGACTGAAGCCGCTGGGTAATCCGGACAGCGGATTCGGACCTACCCGATTCCATCTTCgttccacacaaaaaaaaaaaaaaaagccctaaGCTTTTATACTtgcaatttttctttttataccaGAATGAAGAAAGTTGTATCAATAAATTGACAGCATCAGAGAGTAAGGACGACCCAGAAATCTCCTTGGCCCCATAAACACTGAACCTAGCCTACCTATCTTCCATCAAAGGACGAAAGAAAATGAGATCGAGAAAAAACGGGACGACAAGTCTCTGTCTTTTGTGTACCTTTTCCGATGAAgaaatcaaaaggaaaaaagaaaacttttaTTCTCAGTCgagttgggttttttttatgCTTGTGTACGAAAGCTGGTCGTCGTTTCTCTCATTTTGTGTGTGTACGTCTTTTGTCTTTTATGGAGTCTACGAGTCTCTCTGTTTTCCAAAACCTGCGTTCCTTCCAACCACGCGACGACTCTTACCTGCGCTCCTCTGACCGTGAATCATGTTCACATCGGCAAAGCCGAGAATTCAAtaaagaatattttttttctttgaaattgcgaAATTTAGTAACATTTGATTGGACGTTTTAAGATTCCAGTAGTGAATAGTGACAATAGTTGTTTTTGCTTTGCTGACAAAACAGAGTTTTGTTATTGGTTATTATTGATAACAATTCAAGAAACACTTGCTGGAAAATTTGTGCACCGCATTTTTGAGACCCCATCACATCACATCAAATACCAAACTCATTTGCAATTGTGGACCGCAATTTTGAGACCCCATCACATCACATCAAATACCAGACTCATTTGCAATTTAGTTTAATACCAAGGTTTGGTAgtgtatgtttttgttttttaaaattaaaagggGATTGGTTAGTGGTGTATCTGAGTGTACGAGGCTCTGGGTGAACACTAAAATAGGGGcagttctttctttttaattttttaaaaatttaattttttaatttaatgtaGTTAAAACAGGCTGGGAATTATTgatttttagttgttttttggattttggGTATTCGGGGATCTTGGGCCGCCCATGTAGCCCAGCGCAGGGCGGCCGCTGGGTTTGATAGTGTAGTTTGGGGGTATCATTAGTTTGCTTTCACATCACAATTTAGTCAAAATTTTAATGGCAGACAAGGTAACTTGAGTGAGTTATGCACGCTTCATACCAAAATATgaccttttttttcaaaaggttaatgtgacataaaaaataaaatattaacactctgttttttttaatgatagaaCACTCTgtatttcaaacaaataaattggATCCTGACTAagtaattttgattttattttttttaaaattataagcAACTATGAAGGATGAACCATTTAAATAtcggattttttttaaaatagcaCAAAGAATTATGTTTGTGGTTAGAATCGAACCtttgacacacatatgtctaactcaatcgattgtcaacgaAGTCAACTCTCGTTTGTAATATTGGATACTTGAACATTAGTAATATCTCTTTCAAAATTTTTCTAATTatataaaacattaaaattttTGAGGCCTCTTTGTGGGTTGGGCATGGGTTTCTAGTCCACATGGGTTGGCTTGGGCCATGAAAGTAAAGGTCCGTTTAGTGCATCATATATTCTCTTTTAATAATAAATGGTTTACAACAAACAAACAGTAATTCCCCATTTAAAAAATCAAGACACTTTCTCGACAATATATTATCCATTTTCAAATGGTCCAATATTGGATAATTTGGAGACAATTTGCaacaatttttcatttttaaccaCCACTTTATATTGGAGTGATTATAATACCCTCATTATCTCTCCACCTTTTTTACTCCAcatttattttaatatgtttCAACTTTAATGCATAATACTCATGGACGTAATTTACACAATAATTTGAACATCAATTATGCTACcaataaaaatacaatcaaatacCTACCAACATTTCATGAATCATATCTGCTACCATTTATTATCTGTAATCTATGCTACAATTTATGTTaatgtcaaaattgtctaccaaacgcaTCCAAATATGCCGTATGgcaatttaaatattttagatttaaaaaattaaagaaaaaaaaatcattaatgtTGTAGAGGTGGAGTGGTTGTCACCTAAATTTACCATGTATTTTATTCCAAGTATAAACTTGCCCATACGCAACCCTTCATGCCTTTATTCAAGGCCGGGCCTGCCAGGCTTGGCCTAACGAACTCTCGCCCATGGGCCGTGCCGGCTCACTTTATCTCTCTAAGCCAACCACAAATGATTAGCATTCCAAATCTTATGAAAAACTATCAAAAATTATTAAACCactactttttgttttttacaatagaaatcaattagtttattatttataaaattagtCTACGAGTACTAGACTACTAGCCCTTTGGTTTACAAAGGACAAACAGGGAGTCAATGATCAAACACGAGTGATAGGTTAGTCGGTCAGAAGGGGGTATATAATGCCAACGTGGAGGATATAATACGCGTCTCCACCATTGTCACGTTTGTTACCTTTGTCTACCATTTTAACAAGAGATATGCACTGCTGGTCATTGTTGGCAAAAATTTCATGAAGATTGCTTGCTTCCCCAGCCAAGACTAAAAGTATTTGATGATATTACTTTCATTAATTTCAACAGATAGAAACAAAGTGAATATATACACTGGTGATCTCTGAGTAACGGCTATATAGCTATGATGTTACAATACAATAGACACAGGGTGTATGACTGTTGTATAGTAAAGAGATAACACTTTTACAGACTGGAGAGATTCTTAGAGATACGTGAATCTCGTTTAAATTGATTGGGCCTATTTACTTGGGCTTTTGTCATGTCTTGTTGGGCTTGATAGTAGAGGGGCTGTGCTATCCCTATTACCTTCCCTCAAGATGGGTGGGCCTGTTGACACACCGATCTTGGATCTTAGAGTGAGGAAGCGGTTACGGAGAAGAGATTTTGTAAGTAGATCTGCTAGTTGATCGACAGTGGAGATTTTGCGCACAGACAAAGTTTTGTTGTTAACCAGCGAACGAACGAAGTGAAGATCAACTGCTATGTGCTTCATTCTGGAGTGAAGAACGGGATTGAGACTCAGACTAGTGGCGCCTTGATTGTCACAGTAGAGGACAGGTGGTGAGGGAAGAGGATGATGTAGTTCACCAAGAAGATGCTTAAGCCACACTACTTCAGAGGCGGTGGAGGCCAGAGCACGATATTCCGCCTCAGTAGAAGAGCGGGCCGTGGCACGTTGTTTTTGTGATCGCCAGGATATGAGGTTGGGGCCAAGGAACACCAAGTAGGCAGATGTAGACGACCGATCATCAGGGTTCCCAGCCCAGTCAGAATCAGAATACGCTTGAAGGGAGAGGTTTTCTGAGTCTGAATAAGCATGAAGATTGAGATTAGGAGATTTATGTATGGTAATGCCAACGTTAAAAGTACCTTTGATGTAACGTAACACTCTTTTGAGGAGACTCCAGTGGACATCTGTTGGTTTACTCATGAATTGAGCGAGGCGATTTACTGGAAAGCATATGTCAGGGCGTGTAATGCTAAGGTACTGCAAACTCCCAATGAGTTGGCGATACTGAGTGGGGTTAGTGAGAAGAGTTCCATTAGTAACCTTTGTAGTAAAGGGAACAGGCAGAGGTGTATGAATAGATTTTGCCCCTTCCATGTCTGTACGCTCCAGTATATCACGAATATACTTTTGTTGTGAAAGGAAAAGACCATCAACGGTGTGTTGGACTTCAACTCCAAGGAAGTACGATAGTTCACCAAGTTCTTTAAGGGAAAAATTATCTGCTAGACTTTGTGTGACCCTGCGCAAAAGGGAGGTGTCAGAACTAGTGAggataagatcatcaacatagaccaaTATATACATAGTTTGGGTGGGAGTTTTGAGAATGAACAAGGAAGGGGCAGCTTTAGAGTTTTGAAACCCCAGTTTAATAAGACATGAGCTGAGCTCGAGATACCAGACACGTGGTGCCTGTTTGAGTCCATAGATGGACTTGTTTAACTTGCAGAGATAGTGAGGATGGCCGGGATCTTCAAACCCCCGAGGCTGCTTCATGTACACAGTCTCATGAAGGTGTCCATTGAGAAAAGCATTATTGACATCCAGATGATAAAGTTGCCAGCCTTGGGAAATTGCTATTGTGAGAACCGTGCGGATGGTAGCAGGCTTGATAACAGGGCTGAACGTGTTGGAGTAGTCCAGACCTTCTCGTTGAGCGAACCCCTGCGCCACCAGACGAGCCTTGTAGCGGGCAACTGTACCATTGGGATTACGTTTGAGACGATAAAGCCATTTAGAGCCAATTGGATGGAGGTCTGGTTGATGAGGGACCAAAGTCCAGGTTTTATGCTGAATAAGAGCATTAAACTCGTGTTCCATGGCAGAGAACCAATAAGGTTGTTGGAGGGCACTTTTAACAGAACGGGGTTCGGTGGTGGGGGGAAGTGGGTGTAGAGTAGTATGATTAAGAGTTTTGGGTTTGAATATTTGGTTCATAGATCGAGTGGTCATGGGATGTTGTCTTGTTTCAAGAGAAGAGGTTGCAAGAGATGGATCACGAGAGGAAGATGTGAGAGGCTCGGATGAAGATTCTACAGGTACGGTGGTGAGAGGAGTAGGTGAGATAAATGTAGCAGTAGTAGAAGGAATTGTAGTAGTCATAGATGCAGTGGTATTGGTAGATGTAGTAGGTGGACTAGGAACAGGAGAAAGGACAACAAGGTGAGGCAGAATGGGATTAGGAGGTGCAGTAACTGGTGAGTGAGTAGATTCAATATAGGAGGGAAAAACTGATTCATGAAAAACCACATGTCTTGAGAGGTAGAGTCTATTAGAGATAGGGTCAAGGCACTTGTACGAACTTTGAGAGGTGGAGTATCCTACAAAGATGCATTGTTTGGATCTAGGTTGAAGTTTATGAGTAGTGTAGGGTCTAAGCCATGGATAGCAACTACAGCCAAAGGTTTTGAGTTTGTGGTAGTTGGGAGCACGATGAAAAAGGAGTTGAAATGGGGTTGAGGGAGTAGTAGAAGATAAAGGCATCCTGTTGATTAAATAGGCTGTTGTTTGAAAGGCATGGGACCAGAATTGAAATGGGAGATGGGCTGAAGATAGTAAAGTTCTGGTAGTTTCACTCAAATGGCGATGTTTGCGTTCGGCT is from Tripterygium wilfordii isolate XIE 37 chromosome 14, ASM1340144v1, whole genome shotgun sequence and encodes:
- the LOC120015587 gene encoding guanine nucleotide-binding protein subunit gamma 2, producing the protein MESGRSESAVRITQRLQSLSSSDTRGKHRIQAELKRLEQESRFLEEELEKLEKMEAASTASKEMLSIVESRPDPLLPVTNGPINPVWDRWFEGPQESKGCRCWFL